From the genome of Labedella gwakjiensis:
CACCCTCTTCGACGCCCTCGAGAAGGGCCAGACGTCCACGATCGACGCGCTCAAGGCGCAGGCGATCCCGGTCAAGGAGTAGCGACCCGCTCCGCCCGGGCGCGCACCAGCCCCGGGCGGAGCGCCCCACCCCCACCACGTAGTGCGTTTGCGCAGGATTGCGGCGATAGACCGTCGCGAAACCGCGCAAACGCACTACTTCGTGGTGTCAGACCAGAGCGGGTCGACAGACCGGTGGCGGAAGAGTCCTTCTGTGTCGAGGGAGCGACAGGCGCACGTGCACGGGCCGTGCGACTTTGAGTTCTTTCAGCATTAAGAGGGAGGATGGAGGCATGACTCACCCGGCCTCCGACGAGGCAGTCCGCCCCTCTCCCCACGCCTCAGAGCACCACACCACGGAAGCCTCGGAGCCCGGCCCCTCGGGCTTCACCCTGTGGGCGATCCTCCGCCGCAACCCCGACCGCCCGTCCGACGTGTCGGCACCGGCTGTCGAAGAGCTCGAGTCGGTCGTCGCGGCGCTCGAGGCGGACGGCGTGACCGTACGCGGCTTCTACGACGTCTCCGGCATGCGCGCCGACGCCGACGTGATGATCTGGATCCACGGCGACACCGCCGAGATGCTCCAGGCCGGGCTGCGCTCGCTGCGTCGCACGAGCATGCTCACGGACCTCCTGCCCACGTGGAACGCGATGGGCGTGCACCGCGACGCGGAGTTCAACCGCCAGCACGTCCCCGGCTTCCTGCGCGGGAAGGAGCCCCTCGCATGGCTCTGCCTCTACCCCTTCGTGCGCAGCTTCGAGTGGTACCTGCTGCCGGAGGAGGAGCGTCGCGCGATGCTCGCGGAGCACGGACGGAAGGGCGCGGCGTTCCGCGGCGTCCTCGCCAACACGGTGGCGTCCTTCGCGCTCGGCGACTACGAGTGGATGCTCCCGCTCGAGGCCGACGACGTCGTGGAGCTCGTCGACCTCATGCGCGACCTGCGCGCCACGGACGCCCGTCGCCACGTGCGCGAGGAGGTGCCGTTCTTCACGGGACGGCGCATCGCTGCCGCCGAGGTCGCCGAGGTGCTGTCCTGATGGCCGCCCGCAACCTGAGTTCCACCGATGGCAGCTTCGACGCGTTCACGGAGAGACTCGTGACGGACGATGCGGCCGAGACCGCGGCTCCCGCCGTGCGCGCCGCCTCCCCGGCTGCCGCGTCCGGCGCCCCGCACGTGAGCGAGCCCACGCGCTACGACGCGATCCTGCTCGCGGGCTTCGGTGGACCGGAGGGCCAGGACGACGTCATCCCGTTCCTCCGCAACGTCACGCGTGGTCGCGGTATCCCGGACGAGCGACTCGAAGAGGTCGCCCACCACTACCGCCACTACGGCGGAGTGAGCCCCATCAACGACCAGAACCGCGCTCTCCGCACGGCGCTGCAGGCCGAACTCGACCGCCGGGGCATCGACCTTCCCGTGCTGTGGGGCAATCGCAACTGGACGCCGTACCTCGAGGACGCCGTGACCGAGGCCAATGAGCGCGGCTTCACCCAACTGCTGGCGATCGCCACGAGCGCCTACTCGTCGTACTCCGGCTGCCGCCAGTACCGGGAGGACTTCGCCCGCGTCCTCGACGAGACGAAGCTCGACGGCACGGTGCGCATCGACAAGGTGCGCCAGTTCTTCGACCACCCGGGCTTCATCACCCCGTTCATCGAGGGCGTGAAGGACGGGCTCGCGCAGCTCGAACGCGAGGTCGACGGCCTCGACGTCGCCTCCGAGGTCGAGGTGCTGTTCACGACGCACTCGATCCCCACTGGCGACGCCGACCGCTCGGGCCCGCGCGACCGCGACTTCGGCGACGGGGGAGCGTACGGCGCTCAGCACCGCGCCGTGGCGGGCGTCATCATGGAGTCCGTCCGTGTCGAGCGCGGCGAGGAGGGCACGCCCCCGTGGCAGCTCGTCTTCCAGTCGCGTTCCGGGCCGCCCACCCAGCCGTGGCTCGACCCCGACATCAACGACGCCATGGAGCAGCTGCCCGCCGCCGGCCGCCGCGCCGTCGTCATCGTGCCGATCGGCTTCGTGAGCGACCACATGGAGGTCCTGTGGGACCTCGACAACGAGGCGACGGACACGGCGAAGCGGCTCGGGCTCGCGTCCGTGCGCGTCGCCACCCCTGGCACCCACGACGCCTACGTGAGCGGACTCGTCGACCTCGTCGTGGAGCGCATCGAGGGCACGCCCGCCGCGGAACGTCCGGCGGAGACGGACCTCGGCCCGTGGTTCGACGTGTGCCGCCCTGGTTGCTGCGAGAACGCGCGGCTCGGCTTCCGGCCGGCGGTGTCCGGGCTCGCACCGTGACCCTCCGGATCGGCACTCGCGGGAGCGCGCTCGCGCTCGCGCAGTGCGGTGACGTCGCCGAGCTCATCACGGAGCGCACGGGCATCGCGACGGAACTCGTCCCGGTCACGACGCACGGCGACGTCTCCCAGGCGTCGCTCTCGAGCCTCGGCGGCACGGGCGTCTTCGCGTCCGCGCTGCGTGAGGCGCTGCGCGCCGGCATGTGCGACGTGGTTGTGCACTCGATGAAGGACCTCCCGACGGCCGCCTACCCCGGCCTCGTGGTGGCGGCTGTGCCAGAGCGCGAGGACGCGCGCGACGCGCTGTGCGCGCGCGACGGCCTGACGCTCGCCGACCTCCCGTCCGACGCCCGCGTGGGCACGGGCTCCCCGCGCCGCGCGGCGCAGCTCCTCGCGAGCCGCCCGGATCTCGTGGTCGTGGACATCCGCGGCAACGTCGACACGCGTCTCGGTTTCGTGTCGAGCGGCGAGCTCGACGCTGTCGTGCTCGCCGTCGCCGGCCTCACACGGCTCGGCCGCACCGAGGCGATCACCGAGGTCTTCGAGCTCGATGTGTGGCCGACCGCGCCGGCGCAGGGTGCACTCGCAGTGGAGACGCTCGAGACCCTCGACCTGACCGGTGACGACGACGTGGCGCGCGCGATCCGCGCGATCAACGATGCCGACGCGTTCGTGGCAGCCCACGCGGAGCGCTCGGTGCTCGCCGGACTCGAGGCCGGCTGCTCGGCCCCCGTCGGCGCTTATGCACGCATCTCGGGCGGCTCGTTGAGCCTCACGGCCAGCGTGTACGCTGGTGACGGATCGTCCTCCGTGTCCGACGACGCGGTGACGATGTTGTCGAACCCCATCGATCCGAGCGACCCGACCGCCCTCGACGGACCCGGTCTCGACGCGCGTATCGCCGTGGCGGGCCGAATCGGATTCGACCTCGCCGCGTCCCTGCTTTCCGCCGGCGCCCCCGGCCTCGCCGATCGACCGTAGAGGATCATCGAATGACGGCACACGCGCACGCAGCCAAGCCCCTCAAGGGCTGGCGGGTGCTCGTCCCACGGGGCGGTCCGTGGGGCGACGGCGTGGCCGCGGATCTGCGGTCCCGCGGCGCGACGCCGGTCGTCGCCCCCATGATCAACTTCGCACCGACGGACGACCCCGACGCATTGCGTGCCGCGCTCACCGCGCTCGCCGCCGGCGAGTTCGACTGGCTGACGGTCACGAGTGCGACCACGGTCGACGTGCTCTACTCGGAGCGCGTGCGCGTTCCGTCGACGACGAAGATCGCGGCCGTCGGCGAGACGACGGCTGCGGCCCTGCAGGCCGTCGGGTACTCGGTCGACCTCGTGCCCGCGAAGGACAACTCCGCGCGCGGCATGCTCGAGGAGCTCACGGCACTCGAGCCGCGGCCGAAGCGGTTCCTCGCGCTGCGCTCCGAGATCGCGAAGCCGCTCCTCTCCGTGGGTCTCGCCGAGGCGGGCCACGACGTGTCCTCCGTCGTGGCGTATCGCACCATCGGCGAGCCGGTGGACGAGCGCGTCGTCGCCGACGTGCAGTCCGGTCGCATCAGCGTGATCCTCGTGACGTCGGGAAGCGTCGCCGACCAGGTCGCGAGCCAGTTCGGCGCCCTGCCGTCGTCCACACTCGTGGCCGCCATCGGACCCCGCACGGCGAAGGACGCGCGTGCCGCGGGCCTCGACGTCGCCGTCGTCTCCCGGCAGCAGACCGTCACGGACCTCATCGACAGCGTCGTGGACGCCGTCGCCGACCGCGAGGCCCCCACCGTCTCCTAGGCGCCGCCCCGGCGTTCCGCTGCCTTTCGCCACGGGAGACATCCGTCGCGCGATGGCGAGCCGCTCCGACCGCGCGCCCAGCCTGTCGCCGTAGGCTTGAGACGTGACTTTCCCGGACACCCGCCTGCGCCGTCTGCGCACCACCCCAGCCCTCCGGCGCCTCGTCTCCGAGACGCGTCTGCACGCCTCGGAGCTCGTGCTCCCGATGTTCGTGCGGGAGGGGATCGACAACGCGATCCCGCTCGGTTCGATGCCGGGGATCCAGCAGCACTCGCTCGACTCGCTGCGCCGGGCGGCCGCGGAGGCCGCGGAGGCCGGGCTCGGCGGCGTCATGCTGTTCGGCGTCCCCGTGGAGCGCGACGCGACCGGATCGGCGTCGTGCCGGGCCGACGGCATCCTCAACGTGGCGACCGAAGCCGTGGCCGCCGAGGTCGGCGATGCGATCGTCGTGCAGACCGATCTCTGCCTCGACGAGTTCACGGATCACGGGCACTGCGGTGTGCTCGCGGCCGACGGCTCCGTCGACAACGATGCGACCCTCGCGGTCTACCGCGAGATGGCGCTCGCCCAGGCGCGGGCGGGCTCGCAGCTGCTCGGCCTCAGCGGCATGATGGACGGCCAGGTCGCGGCCGTACGCGACGCGCTCGACGGCGAGGGCTTCCACGACACCGTCATCATGGCCTACTCGGCGAAGTACGCTTCGGCGTTCTACGGTCCGTTCCGCGAGGCCGTCGACTCCCAGCTCTCGGGCGACCGCCGCACCTACCAGCTCGACCCCGGCAACCGGCGCGAGGGACTCCGCGAGGCGCTCACCGATATCGAGGAGGGTGCCGACATCGTCATGGTGAAGCCCGCGATGAGCTACCTCGACGTGCTCGCCGACGTCGCCGCAGCGAGCGAGGTTCCCGTGTGGGCGTACCAGGTGTCCGGCGAGTACTCGATGATCGAGGCCGCGGCGGCTCACGGCTGGATCGACCGGCGTCGTGCCGTGGAGGAGTCCCTCGTGGGAATCAAGCGGGCGGGCGCCGACGCGATCCTGACCTACTGGGCCGTGGAGGTGGCGGGATGGCTGAAGTGACGCACATCAACGAGGACCTGTTCGATCGGGCCCGCACCGTGATCCCCGGTGGGGTGAACTCGCCGGTGCGCGCCTTCGGCTCGGTCGGTGGAACGCCGCGCTTCCTCGTCGAGGCGCGCGGCCCGCATGTCGTCGACGCCGAGGGACGCGAGTACGTCGACCTCGTCGCGTCCTGGGGGCCGGCGATCCTCGGCCACGCGCATCCCGAGGTCGTCGCGGCCGTGCAGGCCGCCGCCGCTCGGGGCCTCTCCTTCGGTGCATCCACGCCGTCGGAGACGGAGCTCGCCGAGGAGATCGTCGGCCGCCTGCGGGCCGCGGGCGACTCCCCGCTCGAGAAGGTGCGACTCGTCTCGACAGGCACCGAGGCGACGATGACCGCGATCCGCCTGGCCCGTGGTGCCACGGGCCGCGACCTGCTCGTGAAGTTCGCCGGTCACTACCACGGGCACTCGGACGGCCTTCTCGCCGCGGCCGGGTCCGGACTCGCGACGCTCTCTCTGCCCGGGTCCGCCGGCGTGACGGAAGCGGTCGCGAGCCAGACCCTCGTGGTCCCCTACAACGACGAGGCGGCGCTCGAGGCGGTCTTCGCCGAGCGCAGCGATCAGATCGCCGCCATCATCACGGAGGCCTCGCCGGCCAACATGGGCGTCGTGCCGCCGGATCCCGGCTTCAACGCGTTCCTCGTGGAGCTCGCACACCGTCACGGCGCCCTCGTGATCATCGACGAGGTCCTCACCGGGTTCCGCGTCGACGCTGCGGGGTACTGGGGGCTCTCGAGCCGTGCCGGAGACGTGTACCAGCCCGACCTCTTCACGTTCGGGAAGGTCGTCGGCGGAGGTATGCCTCTGGCGGCATTGGGTGGCCGCGCCGAGATCATGGACCTCCTCGCGCCCCTCGGCCCGGTGTATCAGGCGGGCACGCTCTCGGGGAACCCCGTCGCCGTGGCCGCCGGACTCACGACGCTGCGCCTCGCCACGGACGAGGTGTACGAGCGCCTCGACACGGCGGCGCACACCCTCTCGACGGCGACGTCGGATGCGCTCTCCGCCGCGGGAGTGGCCCATGTGGTCCAGCGTGCCGGCAATCTCTTCAGCTTCGTCTTCGCGTCCGAACCGGCCCGTGATTACGCGGCGGTCCAGGCGCAGGAGGGCTGGCGCTACCCCGCCTTCTTCCACAGCATGCTCGATCAGGGTGTGTCGCTGCCCCCGAGCGTGTACGAGGCGTGGTTCGTCACGGCCGCCCACGACGATGCCGCCGTCTCGCGCATCCTCGAGGCGCTGCCGGCGGCAGCCCGAGCTGCCGCGGAGGCGACGCCGAGCTGACCGGTCGCGAGCATTCCGTGTGATGCATACAGGGCCGTCGTTATGCGTTTGTGAGCTTTCACAGCGGACGCAGAGACGGCGCCACGGCAGACTAGGAACATGGCCAGCATCCACCTTCACTCCGATCGACTCGAGATCCGACTGACGGCTGCGGAGAAGGCCTTGTCGCTGCGGCGTGACAACGTGGAGATCCCCCGGTCGAGCATCCGTTCCGCGACCCTCACGGACGACCCGTGGATCTGGGTGCGGGGCGTGCGCGGCAAGGGGTCGGCCATCCCGCTGACCCTCGCCGTGGGTCAGTGGAAGTCACACGGAGGC
Proteins encoded in this window:
- the hemB gene encoding porphobilinogen synthase; the protein is MTFPDTRLRRLRTTPALRRLVSETRLHASELVLPMFVREGIDNAIPLGSMPGIQQHSLDSLRRAAAEAAEAGLGGVMLFGVPVERDATGSASCRADGILNVATEAVAAEVGDAIVVQTDLCLDEFTDHGHCGVLAADGSVDNDATLAVYREMALAQARAGSQLLGLSGMMDGQVAAVRDALDGEGFHDTVIMAYSAKYASAFYGPFREAVDSQLSGDRRTYQLDPGNRREGLREALTDIEEGADIVMVKPAMSYLDVLADVAAASEVPVWAYQVSGEYSMIEAAAAHGWIDRRRAVEESLVGIKRAGADAILTYWAVEVAGWLK
- a CDS encoding uroporphyrinogen-III synthase → MTAHAHAAKPLKGWRVLVPRGGPWGDGVAADLRSRGATPVVAPMINFAPTDDPDALRAALTALAAGEFDWLTVTSATTVDVLYSERVRVPSTTKIAAVGETTAAALQAVGYSVDLVPAKDNSARGMLEELTALEPRPKRFLALRSEIAKPLLSVGLAEAGHDVSSVVAYRTIGEPVDERVVADVQSGRISVILVTSGSVADQVASQFGALPSSTLVAAIGPRTAKDARAAGLDVAVVSRQQTVTDLIDSVVDAVADREAPTVS
- the hemQ gene encoding hydrogen peroxide-dependent heme synthase → MTHPASDEAVRPSPHASEHHTTEASEPGPSGFTLWAILRRNPDRPSDVSAPAVEELESVVAALEADGVTVRGFYDVSGMRADADVMIWIHGDTAEMLQAGLRSLRRTSMLTDLLPTWNAMGVHRDAEFNRQHVPGFLRGKEPLAWLCLYPFVRSFEWYLLPEEERRAMLAEHGRKGAAFRGVLANTVASFALGDYEWMLPLEADDVVELVDLMRDLRATDARRHVREEVPFFTGRRIAAAEVAEVLS
- a CDS encoding ferrochelatase → MAARNLSSTDGSFDAFTERLVTDDAAETAAPAVRAASPAAASGAPHVSEPTRYDAILLAGFGGPEGQDDVIPFLRNVTRGRGIPDERLEEVAHHYRHYGGVSPINDQNRALRTALQAELDRRGIDLPVLWGNRNWTPYLEDAVTEANERGFTQLLAIATSAYSSYSGCRQYREDFARVLDETKLDGTVRIDKVRQFFDHPGFITPFIEGVKDGLAQLEREVDGLDVASEVEVLFTTHSIPTGDADRSGPRDRDFGDGGAYGAQHRAVAGVIMESVRVERGEEGTPPWQLVFQSRSGPPTQPWLDPDINDAMEQLPAAGRRAVVIVPIGFVSDHMEVLWDLDNEATDTAKRLGLASVRVATPGTHDAYVSGLVDLVVERIEGTPAAERPAETDLGPWFDVCRPGCCENARLGFRPAVSGLAP
- the hemC gene encoding hydroxymethylbilane synthase — encoded protein: MTLRIGTRGSALALAQCGDVAELITERTGIATELVPVTTHGDVSQASLSSLGGTGVFASALREALRAGMCDVVVHSMKDLPTAAYPGLVVAAVPEREDARDALCARDGLTLADLPSDARVGTGSPRRAAQLLASRPDLVVVDIRGNVDTRLGFVSSGELDAVVLAVAGLTRLGRTEAITEVFELDVWPTAPAQGALAVETLETLDLTGDDDVARAIRAINDADAFVAAHAERSVLAGLEAGCSAPVGAYARISGGSLSLTASVYAGDGSSSVSDDAVTMLSNPIDPSDPTALDGPGLDARIAVAGRIGFDLAASLLSAGAPGLADRP
- the hemL gene encoding glutamate-1-semialdehyde 2,1-aminomutase produces the protein MAEVTHINEDLFDRARTVIPGGVNSPVRAFGSVGGTPRFLVEARGPHVVDAEGREYVDLVASWGPAILGHAHPEVVAAVQAAAARGLSFGASTPSETELAEEIVGRLRAAGDSPLEKVRLVSTGTEATMTAIRLARGATGRDLLVKFAGHYHGHSDGLLAAAGSGLATLSLPGSAGVTEAVASQTLVVPYNDEAALEAVFAERSDQIAAIITEASPANMGVVPPDPGFNAFLVELAHRHGALVIIDEVLTGFRVDAAGYWGLSSRAGDVYQPDLFTFGKVVGGGMPLAALGGRAEIMDLLAPLGPVYQAGTLSGNPVAVAAGLTTLRLATDEVYERLDTAAHTLSTATSDALSAAGVAHVVQRAGNLFSFVFASEPARDYAAVQAQEGWRYPAFFHSMLDQGVSLPPSVYEAWFVTAAHDDAAVSRILEALPAAARAAAEATPS